Proteins from a genomic interval of Lolium perenne isolate Kyuss_39 chromosome 1, Kyuss_2.0, whole genome shotgun sequence:
- the LOC127303200 gene encoding protein NRT1/ PTR FAMILY 8.3-like: MQMTRSASNGEEMTMLEPGHVSSSSSWSSAAATKTTTTMREPRPFTWTGPAIVLGFELLESIAFSGVALNMVVYLGTVLHGTTAFNAAHVDTWNGTTFIVPVIGALLADSYWGKYNTIVASLLFYLAGLVLLTLSAGISPLRPSPCDGISCPPATGKQFSVFFAALYLTSIGTGGVKSALLPFGAEQYDVDGSPEEVRRKQSFFTWFFGAINLGIFVAGTLVSWLQQNVSWALGFGVSTFCLLLAAAGFLAGTPWYRVQLPAGSPLKDILRVIVASLRKRNTRLPAADHGGLGLHEVVEDGDLQKLAHTKGLRCLDKAAVKIANDDEGPWYLCTVSEVEGVKILARMAPIWVTCVLYAASLGQMTTTFIQQGMAMDNKVFGRLKVPVASMVSVEVAFMLLWVLLHDAVIMPLARRWGPAGSAGLTQLQRMGVGRFLVVVAMGTAALVERRRLQSFGAGRMMGIGWQVPQFVLVAGSDVFCGIAQLEFFYGEAPVSMRSICSALSFLALSLGYYVNTAVVTAVSRLRPGWLAPDLNAGHLDYYFWLWAVIGAGNLLLYMLLAARYTTKQVLHSPSLS, encoded by the exons ATGCAGATGACGCGCTCTGCTAGTAACGGCGAGGAGATGACCATGCTGGAACCCGGCCACGTATCATCGTCTTCGTCGTGGTCGTCAGCTGctgcgacgaagacgacgacgaccaTGAGGGAACCCCGCCCCTTCACCTGGACAGGCCCTGCCATTGTTCTAG GCTTCGAGCTGCTCGAGAGCATCGCCTTCTCCGGGGTGGCACTGAATATGGTGGTCTACCTGGGCACCGTGCTCCACGGCACCACCGCCTTCAACGCCGCCCATGTCGACACCTGGAATGGGACCACCTTCATCGTCCCCGTCATCGGCGCCCTCCTCGCCGACAGCTACTGGGGGAAGTACAACACCATCGTCGCGTCGCTCCTCTTCTACCTCGCC GGCCTGGTGCTGCTCACCTTGTCTGCGGGGATCTCGCCGCTGCGGCCGTCGCCGTGCGACGGAATCTCGTGCCCGCCGGCGACCGGGAAGCAGTTCTCCGTCTTCTTCGCGGCGCTGTACCTGACCTCCATCGGCACGGGGGGCGTcaagtcggcgctgctcccgttcGGGGCAGAGCAGTACGACGTGGACGGCAGCCCGGAGGAGGTGCGGAGGAAGCAGTCCTTCTTCACCTGGTTCTTCGGCGCCATCAACCTTGGCATCTTCGTCGCCGGGACGCTCGTGTCTTGGCTGCAGCAGAACGTGTCCTGGGCGCTCGGCTTCGGCGTCTCCACGTTCTGCCTGCTGCTGGCGGCGGCGGGCTTCCTGGCTGGCACGCCCTGGTACAGGGTGCAGCTCCCCGCAGGCAGCCCGCTCAAGGACATCCTCAGAGTGATTGTGGCGTCCCTGAGAAAGAGGAATACCAGGCTGCCAGCTGCGGATCACGGCGGCCTTGGCCTGCACGAGGTGGTGGAAGACGGTGACCTGCAGAAGCTGGCGCACACTAAAGGACTGAGGTGTCTGGACAAGGCCGCGGTGAAGATCGCTAACGACGACGAAGGCCCGTGGTATCTATGCACGGTGAGCGAGGTGGAGGGTGTCAAGATCCTGGCGCGCATGGCGCCCATCTGGGTGACGTGCGTGCTGTACGCCGCGTCCTTGGGGCAGATGACCACGACATTCATTCAGCAGGGGATGGCCATGGACAACAAAGTGTTCGGGAGATTGAAGGTGCCGGTGGCGTCGATGGTGTCGGTGGAGGTGGCGTTCATGCTGCTGTGGGTGCTACTACACGACGCCGTCATCATGCCGCTCGCCAGGAGATGGGGTCCAGCCGGGAGCGCCGGTCTGACTCAGCTGCAGAGGATGGGCGTGGGGCGGTTCCTCGTCGTCGTGGCCATGGGCACGGCGGCGCTGGTGGAGAGGCGGCGGCTGCAGAGCTTCGGCGCGGGCAGGATGATGGGCATCGGGTGGCAGGTGCCGCAGTTCGTGCTGGTCGCCGGGTCAGACGTGTTCTGCGGGATCGCGCAGCTGGAATTCTTCTACGGCGAGGCGCCAGTGTCAATGCGCAGCATCTGCTCCGCCCTCTCCTTCCTCGCGCTCTCGCTGGGGTACTACGTCAACACAGCGGTGGTCACGGCAGTGTCGCGGTTGAGGCCTGGGTGGCTGGCGCCGGACCTCAACGCGGGGCACCTCGACTACTACTTCTGGCTGTGGGCGGTCATTGGCGCCGGCAACCTGCTGCTCTACATGCTGCTCGCCGCCCGGTACACGACCAAGCAAGTTCTCCACTCGCCATCGTTGAGTTAA